One part of the Osmerus mordax isolate fOsmMor3 chromosome 18, fOsmMor3.pri, whole genome shotgun sequence genome encodes these proteins:
- the LOC136962318 gene encoding tumor necrosis factor alpha-induced protein 8-like protein 2, which yields MAGFSYKDVALRSQKKLLSNVASKSVVQLFIDDTSSEILDQFYHVSKIHSGNKEEAKKVVKDLVKVVVKVGVLFRHQAFSPEEMALALEFKKKIHQGAMTAISFHEVEFTFDMAVMEELLNGCQDLLLRLVEKHLTAKSHGRIRHVFSHYADPGLLTHLFDPQGALWPCLARICTGLNLLMEEGKL from the exons ATGGCGGGCTTCAGCTACAAGGACGTGGCCTTGAGGAGCCAGAAGAAGCTCCTGAGCAACGTGGCATCCAAGTCTGTGGTGCAGCTCTTCATCGACGACACAAGCAGCGAGATCCTGGACCAGTTCTACCACGTCTCCAAGATACACTCTGGAAACAAGGAGGAGGCCAAGAAGGTGGTCAAAGAcctggtgaag gtggtggtgaaggtgggGGTCCTGTTCCGTCATCAGGCGTTCAGCCCGGAGGAGATGGCTCTGGCTCTGGAGTTCAAGAAGAAGATCCACCAAGGAGCCATGACGGCTATCAGCTTCCACGAG GTGGAGTTCACATTCGACATGGCCGTGATGGAGGAGCTTCTGAACGGCTGTCAAGACCTCCTGCTGAGGCTGGTGGAGAAACACCTGACGGCCAAATCCCACGGACGCATCCGTCACGTGTTCAGCCACTACGCGGACCCAGGCCTGCTCACGCACCTGTTCGACCCGCAGGGGGCGCTGTGGCCCTGCCTCGCCCGGATCTGCACCGGACTCAACCtgctgatggaggaggggaagctatga